In Mycobacterium sp. JS623, one genomic interval encodes:
- the dxr gene encoding 1-deoxy-D-xylulose-5-phosphate reductoisomerase, with protein MRDNGSVSTGGQDRSDRGINRVRVLILGSTGSIGTQALDVIAANPDRFEVVGLAAGGGNPDLLAQQRAETGVTNIAVADDAAAAKVGDVTYAGPDAATQLVENTEADVVLNALVGALGLKPTLAALGTGARLALANKESLVAGGPLVLKAAKPGQIVPVDSEHSAMAQCLRGGTPDEVAKIVLTASGGPFRGWPAERLEDVTPEQAGAHPTWSMGPMNTLNSASLVNKGLELIETHLLFGIPYDRIEVVVHPQSIVHSMVTFTDGSTLAQASPPDMKLPIALALGWPSRVANAALACDFSTASTWDFEPLDAAVFPAVELAKTAGTKGGCLTAVYNAANEEAAAAFLDGRIRFPAIVRTIAEVLRAADQWAAQPATVEDVLDAQHWARDRAKGAVSREVVTTK; from the coding sequence ATGCGGGACAATGGGTCGGTGAGTACCGGCGGGCAGGACCGAAGCGACCGGGGAATCAACCGCGTCCGGGTGCTGATACTCGGCAGCACCGGCTCGATCGGCACCCAGGCGCTGGACGTCATCGCCGCCAACCCCGACCGCTTCGAGGTCGTCGGGCTGGCGGCGGGCGGCGGTAACCCGGACCTGCTGGCCCAGCAGCGCGCCGAGACCGGCGTGACGAACATTGCCGTTGCCGATGACGCCGCGGCCGCCAAGGTCGGCGACGTGACCTACGCCGGGCCCGACGCCGCCACCCAGCTCGTCGAGAACACCGAAGCCGACGTGGTGCTCAACGCGCTGGTCGGCGCGCTCGGGCTCAAGCCAACCCTGGCCGCACTCGGCACCGGCGCACGGCTGGCGCTGGCGAACAAGGAGTCGCTGGTCGCCGGCGGGCCGTTGGTGCTCAAGGCCGCCAAGCCGGGCCAGATCGTGCCCGTCGACTCCGAACATTCCGCGATGGCGCAGTGCCTACGCGGCGGTACTCCCGACGAGGTGGCCAAGATCGTGCTGACCGCGTCGGGCGGGCCGTTCCGCGGCTGGCCGGCCGAGCGGCTCGAGGACGTTACCCCCGAGCAGGCCGGCGCGCATCCCACCTGGTCGATGGGCCCGATGAACACGCTGAATTCGGCGTCGCTGGTGAACAAGGGTCTGGAGCTGATCGAGACGCACCTGCTGTTCGGCATCCCGTATGACCGCATCGAAGTCGTGGTCCACCCGCAGTCGATCGTGCACTCCATGGTCACCTTCACCGACGGCTCGACGCTGGCGCAGGCCAGCCCGCCGGATATGAAGCTGCCCATCGCCCTTGCCCTTGGCTGGCCGTCTCGGGTCGCCAACGCGGCCCTGGCCTGTGACTTCTCCACAGCTTCGACCTGGGATTTCGAGCCGCTGGATGCCGCAGTGTTTCCGGCCGTGGAGCTGGCGAAAACGGCGGGCACGAAGGGCGGCTGCCTGACCGCGGTCTACAACGCCGCCAACGAGGAGGCCGCCGCGGCGTTCCTCGACGGCCGGATCCGGTTCCCCGCGATCGTGCGGACGATTGCCGAGGTCCTGCGCGCTGCCGACCAGTGGGCCGCCCAACCCGCTACCGTGGAAGACGTACTTGATGCGCAACACTGGGCCCGCGACCGGGCAAAGGGCGCAGTTTCCCGGGAGGTCGTCACCACCAAATGA
- a CDS encoding GNAT family N-acetyltransferase: MTEQDNKVERREIARAMVRALECRHELLDAVVESEDYDTAIEAIATLVGTSQVAAEAVLRLSFDRLTRVSRDRIAAELEDLNSQLSFMAEHQASLGNNLVLRPFAADKDRDLFAARTDDVRAAGDGSGAPPGDLDDEIRAALGRVDAEEAAWLVAIDGSDKVGMVFGELSSGEVNVRVWIHPAYRKQGYGTAALRKSRSEMAAYFPAVPLVVRAPAAGS; the protein is encoded by the coding sequence ATGACGGAGCAGGACAACAAGGTCGAGCGCAGGGAGATCGCCCGCGCAATGGTACGAGCGCTCGAATGCAGGCACGAACTGCTCGACGCCGTCGTCGAATCAGAGGACTACGACACCGCGATCGAGGCGATCGCCACCCTCGTCGGCACGTCGCAGGTCGCCGCCGAAGCGGTGCTCCGGTTGTCGTTCGACCGGCTCACAAGGGTCTCGCGAGACAGGATCGCGGCCGAACTCGAGGACCTCAACAGCCAACTCAGTTTCATGGCTGAACATCAAGCGAGCCTCGGCAACAACCTGGTGCTGCGCCCGTTCGCGGCGGACAAGGACCGCGACCTCTTCGCCGCGCGTACCGACGATGTACGCGCGGCCGGCGACGGCTCGGGCGCGCCTCCCGGTGACCTCGACGACGAGATTCGCGCTGCCCTGGGCCGGGTCGACGCCGAAGAGGCAGCGTGGCTGGTGGCCATCGACGGTTCCGACAAGGTCGGCATGGTGTTCGGCGAGTTGTCCAGCGGTGAGGTCAACGTCCGGGTCTGGATCCACCCCGCCTACCGCAAGCAGGGCTACGGCACGGCAGCGCTGCGCAAATCACGCTCGGAGATGGCCGCGTACTTCCCGGCGGTGCCACTGGTAGTGCGTGCCCCTGCCGCCGGCTCCTGA
- the ispG gene encoding flavodoxin-dependent (E)-4-hydroxy-3-methylbut-2-enyl-diphosphate synthase, which translates to MSVGLGMPAPPVPTLAPRRKTRQLMVGNVGVGSDHPIAVQSMCTTKTHDINSTLQQIAELTASGCDIVRVACPRQEDADALSEIAKHSQIPVIADIHFQPKYIFAAIDAGCAAVRVNPGNIKEFDGRVAEVAKAAGAAGIPIRIGVNAGSLDKRFMEKYGKATPEALVESALWEASLFEEHGFGDIKISVKHNDPVIMVAAYEQLAAQCDYPLHLGVTEAGPAFQGTIKSAVAFGALLSRGIGDTIRVSLSAPPIEEVKVGNQILESLNLRPRKLEIVSCPSCGRAQVDVYTLANEVSAGLEGMEVPLRVAVMGCVVNGPGEAREADLGVASGNGKGQIFVKGEVIKTVPEAQIVETLIEEALRIAEERGDETSASGSPIVTVS; encoded by the coding sequence ATGTCCGTCGGCTTAGGTATGCCGGCCCCGCCTGTTCCCACCCTTGCGCCGCGTCGCAAGACCCGCCAGCTGATGGTCGGCAACGTCGGCGTTGGCAGCGACCATCCGATCGCGGTGCAGTCCATGTGCACCACCAAGACCCACGACATCAACTCCACGCTGCAGCAGATCGCCGAGCTGACGGCGTCCGGCTGCGACATCGTCCGGGTGGCGTGCCCGCGACAGGAGGACGCCGACGCGCTGTCCGAGATCGCCAAACACAGCCAGATCCCGGTGATTGCCGACATCCACTTCCAGCCGAAGTACATCTTCGCCGCGATCGACGCCGGCTGCGCCGCGGTGCGCGTAAACCCCGGCAATATCAAGGAATTCGACGGCCGGGTGGCCGAAGTGGCCAAGGCCGCGGGGGCCGCGGGCATCCCGATCCGTATCGGGGTCAACGCCGGAAGCCTCGACAAACGGTTCATGGAGAAGTACGGCAAGGCCACGCCTGAGGCGCTCGTCGAATCCGCGCTGTGGGAGGCCTCGCTGTTCGAGGAGCATGGCTTCGGCGACATCAAGATCAGCGTCAAGCACAACGACCCGGTGATCATGGTCGCCGCCTACGAGCAGTTGGCCGCGCAGTGCGACTACCCGCTTCACCTCGGTGTCACCGAGGCAGGCCCCGCCTTCCAGGGCACCATCAAGTCCGCGGTCGCGTTCGGGGCGTTGCTGTCGCGCGGCATCGGCGACACGATCCGGGTGTCGCTGTCGGCGCCGCCGATCGAAGAGGTCAAGGTCGGCAACCAGATTCTCGAGTCGCTGAACCTGCGGCCGCGAAAACTGGAGATCGTGTCGTGTCCGTCGTGCGGACGCGCGCAGGTCGACGTCTACACCTTGGCCAACGAAGTCAGCGCCGGCCTGGAAGGCATGGAGGTGCCGCTGCGCGTTGCTGTGATGGGTTGCGTTGTCAACGGACCCGGCGAAGCGCGCGAGGCGGACCTCGGCGTCGCGTCCGGCAACGGCAAGGGGCAGATCTTCGTCAAGGGCGAAGTGATCAAGACCGTGCCGGAGGCGCAGATCGTAGAGACATTGATCGAAGAGGCCCTGCGGATTGCAGAAGAGCGCGGCGACGAAACATCTGCCAGCGGTTCGCCGATTGTGACCGTAAGCTGA
- a CDS encoding penicillin-binding transpeptidase domain-containing protein, producing MATSLSIATRATTLLTVVTLAVTLNACTPKPNGPEPIAEKFFAALATGDTAAAAELADKPADARAALNEAWAGLQAKRLDAQILGSKYAEDTGSIAYRYTWHLPKNRTWTYDGQLNMVREEGKWEVRWSTTGLHPRLGEHQTFALRADPPRRASVNEHGGTDVLVPGNLYHFELDAKSAGAALMSTARAVADALRPFDNTLDPQRLAEQASSSKTPLSLITLRQSDHDRVAGAIGALPGVVVTPQADLLPTDDSFAPDIINQVKSAVLDDLDGQAGWRVVSLNQNGADVDVLNEVAGAPAPSVTISLDRAVQNAAQGAVNTTGKKAMIVVIKPSTGEILAVAQNGSADTEGPLATTGLYPPGSTFKIITAGAAIDRDMATPNTLLGCPGTIDIGQRTIPNYGGFDLGTVPMSRAFASSCNTTFAELASRMPPRGLTMAAAQYGIGPDYQIEGISTVSGSVPPTVNLAERTEDGFGQGKVLVSPFGMALAAATVAAGKTPVPQLIEGRHTVITGDRTPITPKMLDGLRPMMRLVVTNGTAKDLDGSGDVRGKTGEAEFNGGSHAWFAGYRGDMAFAALIVGGGSSEYAVRMLKGMFGQLPPDYLA from the coding sequence ATGGCAACATCGCTCTCAATTGCAACACGTGCGACCACTCTGCTGACGGTCGTGACCCTGGCAGTGACGCTCAACGCGTGCACCCCGAAACCGAACGGCCCCGAACCGATCGCCGAGAAGTTTTTCGCCGCGCTGGCGACTGGCGACACCGCGGCCGCCGCGGAGCTGGCCGACAAACCGGCCGACGCCAGGGCGGCGCTCAACGAGGCGTGGGCCGGGCTGCAGGCCAAGCGGTTGGACGCGCAGATCCTCGGCTCTAAGTACGCCGAGGACACCGGCAGCATTGCTTACCGCTACACCTGGCACCTGCCGAAGAATCGGACGTGGACCTACGACGGGCAGCTGAACATGGTGCGCGAGGAAGGCAAGTGGGAGGTCCGGTGGAGCACCACCGGGTTGCACCCGCGACTCGGCGAACACCAGACCTTCGCGCTGCGCGCCGACCCGCCGCGTCGGGCGTCGGTCAACGAGCATGGTGGCACCGACGTGTTGGTGCCCGGCAACCTCTATCACTTTGAGCTGGACGCGAAATCGGCTGGCGCAGCACTGATGTCGACAGCCAGAGCGGTGGCCGACGCGCTGCGGCCGTTCGACAACACGCTGGATCCGCAGCGGCTGGCCGAACAGGCCAGCTCGTCGAAGACCCCGCTGAGCCTGATCACGTTGCGCCAGTCCGACCACGATCGGGTGGCCGGCGCGATCGGGGCGCTGCCCGGTGTCGTGGTGACGCCCCAGGCCGACTTGCTGCCCACTGACGACTCGTTCGCGCCCGACATCATCAATCAGGTCAAGAGCGCGGTGCTCGACGATCTCGACGGCCAGGCCGGCTGGCGGGTCGTCAGCTTGAACCAGAACGGTGCCGACGTCGACGTGCTCAACGAGGTCGCGGGAGCACCTGCGCCGTCGGTCACCATCAGCCTGGATCGGGCCGTGCAGAACGCGGCGCAGGGCGCCGTCAACACGACCGGCAAGAAGGCGATGATCGTCGTGATCAAGCCGTCGACGGGGGAGATCCTGGCCGTTGCGCAGAACGGCTCTGCCGACACGGAGGGACCGCTCGCGACCACCGGTCTGTACCCACCCGGGTCGACGTTCAAGATCATCACCGCGGGCGCTGCCATCGACCGCGATATGGCCACCCCCAACACACTGCTTGGCTGCCCGGGGACGATCGACATCGGCCAACGCACCATCCCGAACTACGGCGGCTTCGACCTCGGCACGGTGCCGATGTCGCGGGCGTTCGCGAGTTCGTGCAACACCACGTTCGCGGAGCTTGCGAGCAGGATGCCGCCGCGCGGGTTGACGATGGCTGCGGCGCAGTACGGGATCGGCCCCGACTACCAGATCGAGGGCATCAGTACGGTTTCCGGTTCTGTTCCGCCGACGGTGAACCTGGCCGAGCGCACCGAGGACGGTTTCGGCCAGGGCAAGGTGTTGGTCAGCCCGTTCGGGATGGCGTTGGCCGCCGCGACCGTCGCCGCAGGGAAAACGCCTGTGCCGCAACTGATTGAGGGTCGACATACCGTCATCACGGGGGACCGCACCCCGATCACGCCGAAGATGCTCGACGGGCTGCGACCGATGATGCGGCTGGTGGTCACCAACGGCACCGCCAAGGATCTCGATGGTTCCGGCGACGTGCGCGGCAAGACCGGTGAGGCGGAATTCAACGGTGGCTCGCACGCGTGGTTCGCCGGGTACCGCGGGGACATGGCGTTCGCGGCGCTGATCGTCGGCGGCGGGTCGTCGGAGTACGCGGTGCGGATGCTCAAGGGCATGTTCGGTCAGCTACCGCCGGACTATCTGGCCTGA
- a CDS encoding cytochrome c biogenesis protein DipZ, with translation MFTLALIGFLGGVITGISPCILPVLPVIFFSGAQAGQPKARPYRVIGGLVLSFSIVTLVGSALLSLLHLPQDAIRWVALVALAAIGVGLIFPRVEALLEKPFSRLPQKQFGSGSGGFGLGLALGVLYVPCAGPVLAAIVIAGATGTVGLPTVALTLSFAVGAALPLLFFALAGRRVSERVAAFRRRQGEIRIAAGIVTILLAVALVFNLPAALQRAIPDYTAKLQETVGGDAQLREKLNLGGLVNDQNKELSNCTNGAPELESCGTAPDLTGITGWLNTPNGAAVDLKSRRGKVVIVDFWAYSCINCQRAIPHIVDWYHAYKDAGLEVIGVHTPEYAFERVPANVAGGARDLGITYPVALDPNYSTWSNYRNRYWPAKYLIDANGTVRHIKFGEGDYAQTETIIRQLLSDAHPGIKLPAPTDAADTTPPPDLTPETYLGVGKVVNYGGTGSYDEGATTYEYPTRLPDDTFAYKGDWKLDYQGATANAAHSSIELNYRARNVYLVIGGTGTVTVTRDGESMQIPVSGPPALRQIAADDEVNRNTLEVQLSQGLQAFSFTFG, from the coding sequence ATGTTCACACTCGCTCTCATCGGCTTTCTCGGTGGTGTGATCACCGGCATCTCGCCGTGCATCCTGCCGGTGCTGCCAGTCATCTTCTTCTCCGGCGCCCAGGCCGGCCAGCCGAAAGCGCGACCGTACCGCGTGATCGGCGGCCTGGTGCTGAGCTTCTCAATAGTCACGCTTGTCGGCTCGGCGCTGCTGTCGCTCCTGCACCTGCCGCAGGACGCGATCCGCTGGGTCGCGTTGGTGGCATTGGCGGCGATCGGCGTCGGCCTGATCTTCCCGAGAGTCGAAGCGCTGCTGGAGAAGCCGTTCTCACGGCTGCCGCAGAAGCAATTCGGTTCCGGCAGTGGCGGTTTCGGGCTCGGCCTGGCGCTTGGCGTGCTGTACGTGCCGTGCGCGGGCCCCGTGCTGGCGGCCATCGTGATCGCGGGCGCGACGGGCACCGTCGGTCTACCGACTGTGGCGCTCACACTGTCGTTCGCGGTCGGTGCCGCGCTGCCGCTGTTGTTCTTCGCGTTGGCAGGCCGCCGTGTCTCAGAACGCGTGGCGGCGTTTCGCCGACGCCAAGGCGAAATCCGAATCGCTGCAGGCATTGTCACGATCCTGCTCGCCGTGGCACTGGTGTTCAACCTGCCCGCCGCGCTGCAACGCGCGATCCCCGACTACACCGCCAAACTTCAGGAAACCGTCGGCGGCGACGCGCAACTGCGCGAAAAGCTCAACCTGGGCGGCCTTGTCAACGACCAGAACAAGGAGCTGTCCAACTGCACCAACGGCGCGCCCGAGCTGGAGAGCTGCGGTACCGCCCCCGACCTAACCGGGATCACCGGCTGGCTGAACACGCCGAACGGAGCCGCGGTCGACCTGAAATCGCGGCGGGGCAAGGTCGTTATCGTCGACTTCTGGGCATACTCGTGCATCAACTGCCAGCGCGCCATCCCCCACATCGTCGACTGGTATCACGCCTATAAGGACGCCGGCCTAGAGGTGATCGGTGTGCACACACCGGAGTACGCGTTCGAGCGCGTACCCGCCAACGTCGCCGGCGGCGCCAGAGATCTTGGCATCACCTATCCGGTCGCGCTCGATCCTAACTACTCGACGTGGAGCAACTACCGCAACCGGTATTGGCCCGCCAAGTATCTGATCGACGCCAACGGAACTGTGCGCCACATCAAATTCGGCGAGGGCGACTACGCGCAAACGGAAACCATTATCCGCCAACTGCTTTCCGACGCGCACCCGGGCATCAAACTGCCGGCTCCCACCGACGCCGCTGACACGACTCCGCCACCGGATCTGACGCCGGAGACCTATCTGGGCGTCGGCAAGGTGGTGAACTATGGCGGCACCGGTAGCTATGACGAGGGCGCAACGACCTACGAATATCCGACGCGCCTGCCCGACGACACGTTCGCCTACAAAGGCGATTGGAAGCTGGACTATCAGGGCGCGACGGCCAACGCTGCACACTCGAGCATCGAACTGAACTACCGCGCCCGCAACGTCTACCTGGTGATCGGTGGGACGGGCACGGTGACCGTCACCCGCGACGGCGAGTCCATGCAGATACCGGTCAGCGGTCCCCCTGCCCTGCGCCAGATTGCCGCCGACGACGAGGTCAATCGCAACACCCTCGAGGTGCAGTTGAGCCAAGGGCTGCAAGCGTTTTCATTCACCTTCGGGTAG
- a CDS encoding M50 family metallopeptidase, with the protein MMWIIGVALFALFILMSVALHECGHMWAARATGMKVRRYFVGFGPTLWSTRRPNKLGYTEYGVKAVPLGGFCDIAGMTAIDEIAPEDQPYAMYKQKTWKRVLVLFAGPAMNFVIGLVLIYGMALMWGLPNLHPQPAAYVSETSCVAPQLSKDQMGHCEGIGPAAAAGIKAGDIIVKVGDKDVSNPDQMVAAVRALNGPAQFVVERDGTKFTTMVDVTRTQRWTSKDAQAPSTVSAVGISAAEFGPVKYKQFNPVTAIPGTVAFTGDLAVELGKSLAKIPTKIGALVHSIGGGERDPETPISVVGASIIGGDAFEHGFFMAFWFFLAQLNFVLGAINLVPLLPFDGGHIAIAVFEKIRNMIRKARGILPAAPVNYLKLMPATYVILVVVIGYMALTVTADFVNPIRPFQ; encoded by the coding sequence ATGATGTGGATCATCGGCGTCGCGCTGTTCGCGCTCTTCATCTTGATGTCGGTGGCGTTGCACGAATGCGGGCACATGTGGGCGGCGCGCGCGACCGGCATGAAGGTGCGACGCTACTTCGTCGGCTTCGGCCCGACGCTGTGGTCGACGCGTCGGCCCAACAAGCTCGGTTACACCGAATACGGCGTCAAGGCCGTACCGCTCGGCGGCTTCTGCGACATCGCGGGCATGACCGCGATCGACGAGATCGCCCCCGAGGACCAGCCCTACGCGATGTACAAGCAGAAGACCTGGAAGCGGGTGCTGGTGCTGTTTGCGGGCCCGGCCATGAACTTCGTCATCGGCCTGGTACTCATCTACGGCATGGCGTTGATGTGGGGGCTGCCGAACCTGCATCCCCAACCCGCCGCCTACGTCAGCGAAACCTCTTGTGTCGCACCGCAACTCAGCAAGGACCAGATGGGCCATTGCGAGGGCATCGGACCCGCGGCCGCGGCGGGCATCAAGGCGGGCGACATCATCGTCAAGGTCGGCGACAAGGACGTCTCCAACCCCGATCAGATGGTCGCCGCCGTTCGCGCGCTGAACGGGCCGGCGCAGTTCGTCGTCGAACGCGACGGCACCAAGTTCACCACCATGGTCGACGTCACCCGCACGCAGCGGTGGACCTCCAAGGACGCGCAGGCACCCAGCACCGTGTCCGCCGTCGGCATCTCTGCCGCCGAGTTCGGCCCCGTCAAGTACAAGCAGTTCAACCCGGTCACCGCAATACCGGGCACTGTCGCGTTCACCGGCGACCTGGCCGTCGAACTGGGCAAATCGCTGGCGAAGATCCCCACCAAGATCGGCGCGCTGGTGCACTCCATCGGCGGTGGCGAACGCGATCCGGAGACACCGATCAGCGTCGTCGGCGCATCGATCATCGGCGGCGACGCGTTCGAGCACGGCTTTTTCATGGCGTTCTGGTTCTTCCTGGCTCAGCTGAACTTCGTGCTCGGCGCCATCAACCTGGTGCCGCTGCTGCCGTTCGACGGTGGACACATCGCGATTGCCGTATTCGAGAAGATCCGCAATATGATTCGCAAGGCGCGCGGCATCCTGCCCGCGGCCCCGGTGAACTATCTCAAGCTCATGCCGGCCACCTACGTCATCCTGGTCGTGGTCATCGGCTATATGGCGCTGACGGTGACCGCTGACTTCGTCAACCCGATCAGACCGTTCCAGTAG
- a CDS encoding fasciclin domain-containing protein yields MKIIHRQAISVAGLTAVAVLGLSACSSDSSTAAPASVTSSTMAASSAAPKPMDQPMDPGAGLVGPGCADYAAQNPTGPGSVTGMAQDPVAVAASNNPLLTTLTAALSGKLNPNVNLVDTLNGSQFTVFAPTDAAFAKIDPATIEKLKTDSNLLSSILTYHVVPGQASPAQVVGMHKTVQGGQVDVTGMGNNLKVNNAGVVCGGVRTANATVYLIDTVLMPPAA; encoded by the coding sequence ATGAAAATCATTCACCGTCAAGCAATCTCGGTGGCAGGCCTGACCGCGGTCGCGGTACTGGGCCTCTCGGCGTGTTCGAGCGACTCGTCCACTGCCGCTCCGGCGTCCGTCACCAGCTCGACGATGGCGGCCAGCAGCGCCGCGCCCAAGCCCATGGATCAGCCGATGGACCCCGGCGCCGGTCTGGTCGGACCGGGTTGCGCCGACTACGCCGCGCAGAACCCCACCGGCCCCGGCTCGGTGACCGGCATGGCGCAGGATCCGGTGGCGGTGGCGGCGTCGAACAACCCGCTGCTGACCACGCTGACCGCCGCCTTGTCGGGCAAGCTCAACCCCAACGTGAATCTCGTCGACACCCTCAACGGTAGCCAGTTCACGGTGTTCGCACCGACCGACGCGGCATTCGCGAAGATCGACCCGGCCACCATCGAGAAGCTGAAGACAGACTCGAATCTGCTAAGCAGCATCCTGACCTATCACGTGGTGCCCGGACAGGCGAGCCCCGCTCAGGTCGTCGGCATGCACAAGACCGTGCAGGGCGGCCAGGTCGACGTGACCGGCATGGGTAACAACCTGAAGGTCAACAACGCAGGCGTGGTGTGCGGCGGCGTCCGCACCGCCAACGCGACCGTGTATCTCATCGACACCGTCCTGATGCCCCCGGCCGCCTAG
- a CDS encoding DUF1707 SHOCT-like domain-containing protein, with protein sequence MTDINGEYAMRISDADRNGTLRRLHNAVALGLIDIDEFEERSALVSQARLRTDLDSLVGDLPGPGAIVTTATDRVELRGVLGSLKRQGEWIVPTRLALHRRMGSVDLDLTRARFAGPMVVVELDLKFGGLDLRLPDGASASIDDVEVIVGSAHDHRKDAPAEGRPHVILTGKVVCGSVDIRGPRRSFRFGRAT encoded by the coding sequence ATGACGGACATCAACGGTGAATACGCGATGCGCATCTCGGATGCGGACCGCAACGGCACGTTGCGGCGGCTGCACAATGCTGTCGCGCTCGGACTGATCGACATCGACGAGTTCGAGGAGCGCTCAGCGCTGGTGTCGCAGGCCAGGCTGCGCACCGATCTGGACTCGCTCGTCGGCGACCTGCCAGGACCGGGCGCGATCGTCACCACCGCCACCGACCGGGTGGAGCTTCGCGGGGTGCTGGGCTCGCTCAAGCGCCAGGGGGAGTGGATCGTGCCGACCCGGCTGGCCCTGCACCGGCGGATGGGCTCAGTGGATTTGGACCTGACCCGGGCGCGGTTCGCAGGCCCGATGGTCGTCGTGGAACTCGACCTGAAGTTCGGCGGGTTGGATCTGCGACTGCCTGATGGTGCGAGCGCATCGATCGACGACGTCGAAGTCATTGTCGGCAGCGCGCACGACCACCGCAAGGATGCGCCCGCCGAAGGCAGGCCACACGTCATCCTCACCGGCAAAGTGGTGTGCGGATCGGTCGACATCCGCGGACCACGCCGATCATTTCGGTTCGGCCGCGCTACTTGA
- a CDS encoding GNAT family N-acetyltransferase → MSAPPLFRLVDERRVSVVRDAAAVRQVLDEDPVGSCMVASRVAEHGVEPSAIGGELWTRRRVSESLCYAGANLIPLRGDLTDLNAFADKAMSTARRCSSLVGRAEYVMPMWRRLEHAWGPARDVREHQPLMALSGAPQSSMDPAVRPVRVDELDAYLVAAIDMFIGEVGIDPRTGDGGRGYRRRVAGLIAAGRAWARFERGQVVFKAEVGSQSPSVGQIQGVWVHPDWRGRGLGTAGTATLASAVVRSGRIASLYVNDFNTVARATYARIGFEQVGSFSTVLLD, encoded by the coding sequence ATGTCGGCTCCGCCGCTATTCCGCCTCGTCGACGAGCGACGGGTGTCGGTGGTGCGTGACGCTGCGGCGGTACGCCAGGTGCTCGACGAGGATCCCGTCGGTAGCTGCATGGTGGCGTCGCGGGTCGCCGAGCACGGCGTCGAGCCGTCCGCGATCGGCGGCGAGCTGTGGACGCGGCGACGGGTCAGCGAATCTCTCTGCTACGCAGGTGCGAACCTGATCCCATTGCGCGGTGACCTCACCGATCTAAATGCCTTTGCGGACAAGGCAATGAGCACCGCGCGCCGCTGCTCGTCGCTGGTGGGCCGCGCCGAATACGTGATGCCGATGTGGCGGCGCCTCGAGCATGCGTGGGGTCCGGCGCGCGACGTCCGCGAACATCAACCGCTCATGGCCCTCAGCGGGGCACCGCAATCGTCGATGGATCCTGCGGTGCGCCCGGTGCGCGTCGACGAACTCGACGCCTACCTGGTGGCAGCCATCGACATGTTCATCGGCGAAGTCGGCATCGACCCGCGCACCGGCGACGGCGGCCGCGGCTACCGGCGGCGCGTCGCAGGCCTGATCGCCGCCGGCCGGGCATGGGCGCGCTTCGAGCGCGGCCAGGTGGTGTTCAAGGCCGAAGTCGGATCGCAGTCGCCGTCAGTCGGGCAGATCCAGGGCGTCTGGGTACACCCTGATTGGCGCGGGCGCGGACTCGGCACCGCGGGCACCGCCACCCTCGCGTCGGCGGTGGTGCGCAGCGGCCGCATCGCCAGCCTGTACGTCAACGACTTCAACACCGTCGCCCGCGCTACCTACGCGCGCATCGGATTCGAACAGGTCGGCAGCTTCTCCACGGTGTTGCTGGACTAA